A stretch of Deltaproteobacteria bacterium DNA encodes these proteins:
- a CDS encoding SPOR domain-containing protein, producing the protein MKVTFLMPARNSKAFEFRLGKLGLVLFTIGIALMVSGAFIGGVMVGKNIESYPQKIAKEIPDAVAKKIIETSADMLARARTSEKDTSPQESDDIRLTFYETLPRSEEKEEPKAEEKLPQGAPPVAVEKPQEKVTTAAPVEQASAPVVKEPVKTASGPYSVQVASFKDTVRVERMKERLASLGYTPRVEQVELGAKGTWYRLILEGYGTFQEAEAVSETIEVRIRGINCLVRKTGG; encoded by the coding sequence ATGAAAGTGACCTTTCTGATGCCGGCACGGAATTCAAAAGCCTTCGAGTTCAGGCTGGGAAAACTCGGCCTCGTTCTCTTTACCATCGGGATAGCCCTGATGGTTTCCGGGGCATTCATCGGCGGCGTCATGGTGGGTAAGAACATAGAAAGCTATCCGCAGAAGATCGCAAAGGAAATTCCCGACGCCGTCGCGAAAAAGATCATCGAAACATCGGCTGATATGCTTGCCCGGGCACGGACATCCGAAAAGGATACGTCTCCACAGGAGAGCGACGACATACGGTTGACCTTTTATGAAACCCTGCCGCGCTCCGAGGAAAAAGAAGAACCGAAGGCCGAAGAGAAACTGCCGCAGGGAGCACCGCCAGTGGCAGTAGAAAAACCGCAGGAGAAGGTAACGACGGCAGCGCCTGTCGAACAGGCGTCCGCACCGGTGGTGAAAGAACCGGTAAAGACCGCTTCTGGTCCATATTCTGTGCAGGTCGCCTCTTTCAAGGACACGGTTCGGGTGGAACGGATGAAAGAACGCCTCGCCTCCCTGGGGTACACGCCCCGGGTGGAACAGGTGGAGCTCGGAGCAAAGGGGACCTGGTACCGGCTCATACTCGAGGGATACGGGACCTTTCAGGAGGCAGAGGCCGTCTCCGAAACCATCGAGGTCAGGATCAGGGGAATAAACTGCCTGGTCAGAAAAACCGGCGGCTGA
- a CDS encoding arginine--tRNA ligase translates to MKKKLITLITESIHSCFEKGLLSPCTLPTVEVELPREGTHGDYATNIAMAIASFQRTNPRKIAAAIVENIDDHDAILDSVEIAGPGFINFFIREDVWVTLLKEVDERGDDYGKSDMGGGMRVQVEFVSANPTGPLHVGHARGAVIGDVTAAILAATGHEVSREYYINDAGKQMNILGRSVWLRYRELSGEAVEFPETCYQGDYISGLARDMKEQYGDTLLLKSDDEVVPLMTDYAAASILEGIKDDLKEFGVVFDCYFSERELYRDDGVSALLGELEEKGFIYRDGATLWFKTTAFGDEKDRVVVRENGEPTYFAADIAYHLNKYSRGFERVIDVWGADHHGYVPRMYAGIQALGREKEDLEIILVQLVNLLRRGRPIAMSTRAGEFVTLREVIDEVGRDAARYNYLMRRSNSHLDFDLELAKEQSNENPVYYVQYAHARIASIMRTAAERGYERIPGYDDIDVALLSIPEEHELVKIIDRYPELIEGSAVSLEPHRITFYCNDLASKFHSYYNKHRVVTDDKALSLARLFLVKCVGTVLRNALTLLGVTAPERM, encoded by the coding sequence ATGAAAAAGAAATTGATCACCCTTATCACCGAATCAATCCATTCCTGCTTTGAAAAGGGACTTCTTTCGCCCTGCACCCTTCCGACCGTCGAAGTGGAACTCCCCCGCGAGGGGACCCACGGCGACTATGCGACGAACATCGCCATGGCCATTGCATCGTTCCAGCGGACGAACCCACGGAAAATAGCGGCCGCCATCGTGGAGAATATCGATGATCATGACGCAATCCTGGATTCCGTGGAAATAGCCGGGCCGGGATTCATAAATTTCTTCATCAGAGAAGATGTGTGGGTCACACTGCTCAAAGAGGTGGACGAGCGGGGAGATGACTACGGGAAATCGGACATGGGTGGAGGCATGAGGGTTCAGGTTGAATTCGTCAGCGCCAACCCCACGGGTCCGCTCCACGTCGGCCATGCCCGGGGGGCCGTCATCGGAGATGTGACGGCGGCGATCCTGGCCGCAACGGGCCATGAGGTATCGAGAGAATATTACATCAATGACGCAGGGAAGCAGATGAACATTCTCGGCAGGTCGGTCTGGCTTCGATACCGCGAGCTGTCCGGCGAAGCGGTTGAGTTTCCCGAAACCTGTTACCAGGGGGATTACATTTCCGGCCTGGCGCGGGACATGAAAGAACAGTACGGCGACACCCTTCTCTTAAAAAGTGATGATGAGGTCGTCCCGCTCATGACGGACTATGCCGCCGCTTCCATTCTTGAAGGAATCAAGGATGACCTCAAGGAGTTCGGCGTCGTCTTCGACTGTTACTTCAGTGAAAGGGAGCTCTACCGGGACGACGGGGTATCGGCGCTGCTCGGCGAGCTGGAGGAAAAGGGGTTCATCTACCGTGACGGCGCAACACTCTGGTTCAAAACGACCGCTTTCGGTGACGAGAAAGACCGGGTCGTGGTGCGGGAGAACGGTGAGCCGACCTATTTTGCCGCCGATATCGCCTATCATTTGAACAAGTATTCCCGGGGATTCGAACGGGTCATCGATGTCTGGGGGGCCGATCATCACGGATACGTACCCCGCATGTACGCCGGCATACAGGCCCTCGGCAGGGAGAAGGAGGACCTGGAGATCATTCTCGTCCAGCTCGTCAATCTCCTCAGGAGGGGCAGGCCCATCGCCATGTCCACGAGAGCCGGCGAGTTCGTAACCCTCCGCGAGGTCATCGACGAAGTGGGCCGGGACGCCGCACGGTATAATTACCTCATGCGCCGTTCGAACAGCCACCTTGATTTCGATCTGGAGCTCGCCAAGGAACAATCGAACGAAAACCCCGTCTATTACGTCCAGTACGCCCACGCCAGGATCGCAAGCATCATGAGAACCGCGGCGGAGCGTGGTTACGAAAGAATTCCGGGATATGACGATATCGACGTCGCTCTGCTGTCTATTCCGGAGGAACATGAACTGGTGAAGATAATCGACCGGTACCCCGAACTTATCGAGGGAAGCGCCGTATCGCTCGAACCGCACCGCATCACATTTTACTGCAATGACCTTGCATCGAAATTCCACAGCTATTACAATAAGCACCGCGTCGTTACCGATGACAAGGCACTTTCACTGGCACGATTGTTCCTTGTCAAATGCGTTGGTACGGTTTTGAGGAACGCCTTGACGTTACTGGGAGTCACGGCACCGGAACGGATGTGA